The DNA segment TGCCAGAGCATTCAATCGATATTTCCAGTAACTGTTGAATTCTTAGCTGAGTTCTGTGAGCCTAGAGATGATATTCAACCTGAATGCCCTGCCCCAATTCGCCCACTACAATGCCCAGTTGTTTTCCCACGCGTATAAAGCGTCAGTACAAACCATATTATGAAGGGAGAATATTTCTCTCTTCATTTTTTGTAAAAGGGGTGCTAATTGATGAAAAAGGATAAGAATGATATAGAAGAGAAAATCAAAAAGCTTCATCATCAAACGAATACATACTTGACTGAAATAAAAAGGATAATAGCTGAACGTGAGGTGCCCGTCAAAAATAGTTTAATATGCTATTTTACTTATTCAATGAACATTTCCCACGATCCTGAGCAGGAGAGCTTATGTCTAGGATCTTTCCATATACTTAATACGGGAAATCAGTCTATTACAAATCCTTATATATACTTAAAAATTCCAATAGAATCATTTTTTTCTTTTTCAGGAAAGTACGTATATGAAAATGCTAAAAAGTCATCGAAAGTTACAGATGGATGGGAACGAATAAATGAAAAAAAGAATAGGGAAGAATATTGGCTTAAGCCTTTGGGTAATAAAACTATTGAACCTAATGAGAAAATTTCATTTTCAAATTTCCAGATCAATTGGTCACCTAAAGAATCTTATTCAGGCAGTATCATTGGGTTTACTTACAGTGATCAAATGAAAGATGGGGTAGCTGTGATTAATCCGATTAATATAAATGGGACTATACGTAAGAAGGGGGATGAAGGTGAGTAATTTAGAAGGAAAAGAGCAAGAATTATTAATAAAGCAAGGAATTCGCCAATTTATGAAAGATCAGATTAACGAACCAAAAGAGGGTAACAACAGTTTCGTCTATTTGGAGAATAGTACATTAAATATGTTGATTACTTATTTGTTGATGAATGGAAATAGTCGAACTTATGGAGAAATGGATAGAGAAGATGATGGGTTTTCTAATAATAAAATTTTGGAGGATCTTGACCATATCATTGAGGGTAGCAAACAGGAATTTGAGGAGATCATCACACTACTAAAAGGTAAAGTTTAAATCATCATCCTTTAATTATGTATTCCCTCTTACGCAAATGAAATGATTAAATTGATACATAAATTGAATTATTAACAGCTTTGACCTTAACCCACAAATATATCGTTGCCAAATGAATCAATAGTATTGTCAACATACTTGATTTCACGAATGAAGATACCAGCAGCCTTTGTTTTGGGATATCTGTGATGGGGGGTAATAACTTGAATACTGGAAATATTAAAAATAACGATCCTATACAACTTCAACAAACGATTATTTATTTTAAGGCAGAACTAGCTAAATATAAAGGTAAAGTTGAAAAATACAAAAATAACTTTGACCATTCGTTAATAGAAAAACTTGAACAAGAAAATGTTCATTTAACGAACGATAAAGCCGAACTATCTCTAGAGGTGTATAAGTTAAATAAAGAACTTGAAAGGCAGACTAGCGATTTTAAAGAACGTATTCATTTACAGGAAGTTCAGATAAAAACGTCAATGAATTCTATTAATAACTTGCAGAAAACTAAAACTGATTTAAGACAGATGAACAAGCAGTTGACTGAAGTAATAAAAACATTAAAAGACGGGCTCAATTCTGATAAATATAGAAACAAAAAACAGGATAGACAAGTTCTTTCACTTAATCAAAAGCTTGCAGAATATAAAACTACTATAGAACAGCACGACAGCAAACTTGTTGAACTCTTTCAAGAAGCAAATAAAAAAGTGTATTTAAAGATTGAAAAATTGGATATAAGTATCAATGACCGTATCCAGTCTGAAGAAGATAGACAGTATATGATAAAAGAAATGGAAGAAAAAGAAAAAGCTTTAGAAAAGCTCCAACATGAAATAATGAATTTAACAGAACAAAATGAAAAGTACAAAGATGCCATTACACGATTAGAAAAAAGTTTGAGCGAGAAGAATGATGGTATAGGTTTATTCTCTTCATCTAGTACACCTACTATTGATTCTGACATGCTTTTGCAATTAGAAAATCAAATAAAAGATGTTTTAGGACAATCGTTGGATTTCGAAGAAAAATTGGCTGCGAAGTTAATTGTTATTAATTCTTTGGAACATAAATTAGATCAGCTTACTATAGAAATTGATGACATAAAAGAAGTCCGACCAATCGATTGATTCTTATACGATGTCAGCACTATGATATACATATATAAATTAAATGGTTTTCAATTTGAATGATAGCATATTCAGAAGGGAATGAAGTTGTCCCTTTAGTTACAAAGCCCTTTTTATTTCTATTCTATCTGTAGAAATAATGGGGATAAGGATCACTTTATTTCTTGAATCTTGTAGAAGTCGAAGATTGAAAAATAGGATATACTGATTAGCCATTCCAAGCCTGTTTGCCCAGATTTATACACTTTCATACATACTTTGCTAATATACTATGTGAAAGCTCTTAAAGATGTTACTCATCAATGGACCCTTCAAAATAATATTCCGACCTCCATAAAGAATTGTAAAGACCATTATTTTATGAAATATTATGATGTAATTCGCAAATGAAAAAGCGTGTGAACCCTTTGATAGTAAAGGGTTCACACGCTTTTTCTATCTAATATGGACAATGGCATCATTTTGCTAATCATTAAAACTGTCCATCACATCGTTTACTTGGTATGTTTTATAAAGTTTGCTTAAAAATTTCAACTCATGAATTCACAAACAATTGTCCGAATGTAACCATACTATCAGAGTATGAAACCACAAAAAATAAGGATAAGTTACTTATCTACATAAAATTGGAAGAAATCGAATACGAGATTAAATATAACTACCGTATTAATCACCACAAACAATAGTGCCTGTTTATTGAGTTTTTTCATCTTGATTCGGTCCATATATCCACTCCTTTTTTCAGATTATACGTCTTAATTTATTCATTGTAATAATATGTTTGCGGGTTTATCACTATTAATAAATGTGCTATTTCTTTACGTTTTTTTGATTAGAACCATCTTGAAAGTAACCATAATTTTATTGGGGCAGATAGGAAATTTACTTTAAAATTTACTGATTAATTTGTGAATATCCGAATGGGTATGATTCTTTTACCCAAATTGTTTCCTCCTTATATTATTCGCCGTTTGACAAAATGTGACTTGTTGACGTCTGTGCATCTTCACTTTTTTCCCTTATTCACGAATTAAATAATGATTAAACCGCTTAGAAGTTCAAATGTGCCATGATTAGAATCTCTCCTAAAAATGTATCCGAAAAAAAATGAATGTATAAAAGCGTTTACATTTCAATATAGTTGAACTAATATACTTGTATACAAGTATTCCGGTTACCGGATGAGGAAGTGAAATGATGAGTGAATCAATGGAATATCTCTATCCTTCAAAATGGATTGCGAGCGCTTCTACAGGTGTTCGTTTAGCATGCGAGCTTAGAATTCGAATTATTTCAGGCACGATAAAAAAAGGTACCGTTTTATCAGAAAATAAATTAGCAGCAGAATTTGAAGTAAGTCGATCCCCTATTCGTGAAGCATTAAAAATATTGGCAACTGAAAACATTATTCGATTAGAAAGAATGGGTGCGGTTGTTGTTGGTTTATCGGAACAGGATATAAAGGAAATTTATGATGTGCGCTTAGTCATCGAAACGTTTGTTTATGAACGTATTGTGAAAATGGATACCACTGAATTAGTAAAAGAGCTAAGTAAAATACGCGAAATGATGGAAGTTGCCATTAAATATAATGATGCTGATGAATTCTCTTATCAGGATGTATTGTTTCATGAAACGATAATTCGTTCGATTGATCATTCCTATATCCTATTGATATGGAATAATGCAAAACCTGTTATGGAAAGTTTAATCCTTCTTTCTATGCGCATGCGTTTAGAAGAAAAGTCCGATGATTTTGCACGAGTTTTGAAAAATCACGATCTTTATATCGAAGCGATCAATTCAAAAAATCGAGATATCATGATCCAGGCGTTACATCAAAACTTTCAAGATGTTCAAGGAAAAGTAGATGATCTTTGGATGTCGCAACAAATGCTCACGAAAGAAAGGGAGCAATAGGCTATGACGAATTATATGTTAGGTGTCGATATCGGTACGACTAGTACGAAAGCTGTGTTATTTACTGAAAAAGGCGAAATAATTCAACAAGAGAATATTGGATACCCCCTGTACACACCAGATATTTCAACAGCAGAACAGAACCCAGAAGAGATATTTCAGGCTGTAGTGCAAGCTATATCAAATATAATGGCGAATTCCCAAATTAACCCAGAAAAATTGTTATTCATTTCATTTAGTAGTGCCATGCATAGTGTAATTGCGATGGATGAAAATGATCAACCACTGACGCAATGTATTACTTGGGCGGATAATCGAAGTGAAGGTTGGACTCGTAAAATAAAAGAAGAGTTAAACGGTCATGAAGTGTACAAACGGACTGGGACACCTATTCATCCCATGGCCCCATTAAGCAAGATTGCTTGGATTGTAAATGATCGACCTGAAATAGCAGCCAAAGCCAAGAAATATATAGGAATTAAAGAATTCATTTTCAAAAAGTTCTTTGATCGATATGTAGTGGACCATTCACTAGCTTCAGCAATGGGTATGATGAATCTCAAAAAACTAGATTGGGATGAAGAAGCACTGCAAATAGCGGGAGTTACACCGGATCAGTTATCCGAGCTTGTGCCGACAACTAAGATTTTCACAAATTGTAGCCCAGAAATTGCACAAAAGATGGGCATTGCTCCACAAACGTCATTTGTCATTGGGGCAAGTGATGGTGTGCTTTCTAATATAGGCGTGGATGCCATTGGTAAAGGTGAAGTAGCTGTAACAATTGGGACTAGCGGCGCTATACGAACAATCATTGACCATCCTCATACTGATGACAAGGGTCGAATATTTTGCTACGCATTAACAGAAAAACATTGGGTCATTGGTGGCCCAGTCAACAACGGTGGAATGGTACTGCGATGGATTAGAGATGAATTTGCATCGTCAGAAGTAGAAACGGCAAAAAGGCTGGGCATTGATCCGTATGAAGTGTTAACAAGAATTGCTGAACGGGTAAGGCCTGGCGCTGATGGATTATTGTTCCATCCATACCTAGCTGGTGAACGTGCTCCATTGTGGAATCCTGATGTGAGAGGCTCATTTTTTGGTTTAACGATGACCCACAAGAAGGAACATATGATTCGGGCAGCACTTGAAGGTGTCATTTACAATCTTTACACCGTATTTTTAGCCTTACTCGAAGTGATGGATGAACCGGTTACCCGAATAAAAGCAACTGGCGGATTCGCAAGATCAGATGTTTGGCGACAAATGATGGCTGATATATTTGATGTGGAAGTGATTGTTCCGGAAAGCTATGAAAGCTCCTGTCTTGGGGCTTGTATTTTAGGGCTATATGCTACCGGAAAAGTTGATTCGTTTGATGTGGTTTCTGACATGATTGGTACTACATTTAAGCACACGCCTATTGAATCCGATGTGCAAGAATACAGAGAGCTTCTACCAATATTTATTAATATATCGAGAGTATTGGAAAAAGAATATACAAGCATTGCAAAGTATCAACGAAATTTAATTAAAAAAGAATAAACATTCAATATTGGAGGAATTGTCATGCCGTTAGTTATTGTCGCGATAGGTATTGTTTCGTTACTAGTTTTAATTATGGGGTTCAAATTAAACACCTTTGTGTCATTAATCATTGTATCTTTTGGAGTTGCTTTAGCTTTAGGTATGCCACTAGATAGCGTTGTTGGTTCAATTGAGTCTGGACTTGGCGGAACACTTGGACATTTAGCTTTAATATTTGGTCTAGGTGCGATGTTAGGTAGTTTAATTGCAGATTCTGGAGGCGCGCAACGTATTGCGATGACCTTAATCGATAAATTCGGAGAAA comes from the Paenisporosarcina antarctica genome and includes:
- a CDS encoding coiled-coil domain-containing protein; this translates as MNTGNIKNNDPIQLQQTIIYFKAELAKYKGKVEKYKNNFDHSLIEKLEQENVHLTNDKAELSLEVYKLNKELERQTSDFKERIHLQEVQIKTSMNSINNLQKTKTDLRQMNKQLTEVIKTLKDGLNSDKYRNKKQDRQVLSLNQKLAEYKTTIEQHDSKLVELFQEANKKVYLKIEKLDISINDRIQSEEDRQYMIKEMEEKEKALEKLQHEIMNLTEQNEKYKDAITRLEKSLSEKNDGIGLFSSSSTPTIDSDMLLQLENQIKDVLGQSLDFEEKLAAKLIVINSLEHKLDQLTIEIDDIKEVRPID
- a CDS encoding GntR family transcriptional regulator, producing MSESMEYLYPSKWIASASTGVRLACELRIRIISGTIKKGTVLSENKLAAEFEVSRSPIREALKILATENIIRLERMGAVVVGLSEQDIKEIYDVRLVIETFVYERIVKMDTTELVKELSKIREMMEVAIKYNDADEFSYQDVLFHETIIRSIDHSYILLIWNNAKPVMESLILLSMRMRLEEKSDDFARVLKNHDLYIEAINSKNRDIMIQALHQNFQDVQGKVDDLWMSQQMLTKEREQ
- the gntK gene encoding gluconokinase, with protein sequence MTNYMLGVDIGTTSTKAVLFTEKGEIIQQENIGYPLYTPDISTAEQNPEEIFQAVVQAISNIMANSQINPEKLLFISFSSAMHSVIAMDENDQPLTQCITWADNRSEGWTRKIKEELNGHEVYKRTGTPIHPMAPLSKIAWIVNDRPEIAAKAKKYIGIKEFIFKKFFDRYVVDHSLASAMGMMNLKKLDWDEEALQIAGVTPDQLSELVPTTKIFTNCSPEIAQKMGIAPQTSFVIGASDGVLSNIGVDAIGKGEVAVTIGTSGAIRTIIDHPHTDDKGRIFCYALTEKHWVIGGPVNNGGMVLRWIRDEFASSEVETAKRLGIDPYEVLTRIAERVRPGADGLLFHPYLAGERAPLWNPDVRGSFFGLTMTHKKEHMIRAALEGVIYNLYTVFLALLEVMDEPVTRIKATGGFARSDVWRQMMADIFDVEVIVPESYESSCLGACILGLYATGKVDSFDVVSDMIGTTFKHTPIESDVQEYRELLPIFINISRVLEKEYTSIAKYQRNLIKKE